One genomic region from Conexibacter woesei Iso977N encodes:
- a CDS encoding glycosyltransferase family 2 protein: MPDVILPVLDEARAIPWVLERMPPGFRPIVVDNGSTDGSAEVAAALGARVVTEPRRGFGAACHAGLLAARAEVVCFMDCDGSLDPRELPDVVAPVAGGTADLVLGARAPVARGAFPIHARAGNAVLARAVRRRAGVAITDLGPMRAARRTALLDLGLRDRRFGWPLEMVVRAAAAGWRIEERPVAYLPRVGRSKVTGTVRGTARTVRDMRKVLA, translated from the coding sequence ATGCCCGACGTCATCCTGCCCGTGCTCGACGAGGCGCGCGCGATCCCCTGGGTCCTCGAGCGGATGCCGCCGGGCTTCCGGCCGATCGTCGTCGACAACGGCTCGACCGACGGCTCGGCCGAGGTCGCCGCCGCGCTCGGCGCGCGCGTGGTGACCGAGCCGCGCCGCGGCTTCGGCGCGGCCTGCCACGCCGGGCTGCTCGCCGCGCGCGCCGAGGTCGTGTGCTTCATGGACTGCGACGGCTCGCTGGACCCGCGCGAGCTCCCCGACGTCGTCGCGCCCGTCGCGGGCGGGACCGCCGACCTCGTGCTCGGCGCGCGTGCGCCGGTCGCCCGCGGGGCGTTCCCGATCCACGCGCGCGCCGGCAACGCGGTGCTCGCGCGGGCCGTCCGGCGGCGGGCGGGCGTCGCGATCACCGACCTCGGCCCGATGCGCGCGGCGCGGCGGACCGCGTTGCTGGACCTGGGCCTGCGCGACCGCCGCTTCGGCTGGCCGCTGGAGATGGTCGTCCGCGCGGCCGCCGCGGGCTGGCGGATCGAGGAGCGCCCGGTCGCCTACCTCCCGCGCGTCGGGCGCTCGAAGGTGACCGGCACCGTCCGCGGGACCGCCCGGACCGTCCGCGACATGCGCAAGGTGCTGGCGTGA
- a CDS encoding NAD-dependent epimerase/dehydratase family protein: MLLITGGAGFVGSHVVEELAAAGHAARVLDLAPPRADLPDGVEHVVGDVRDAAAVRAALRGVTGVSHQAARVGLGVDLGDLEDYVSHNDVGTAVLLRELAAARSCERVVLASSMVVYGEGRYRCAEHGVVAPAPRPERALRAGRFDPACPVCDAALVPEAVPETAPVDPRNVYAATKLHQEHLAAAFARETGVPVTALRYHNVYGPRLPRDTPYAGVAALFASALHAGAAPRVFEDGGQRRDFVHVRDVARANVLALTAPEPASGAYNICSGTPRTVLDLAQALHAAIAPPGDAELAPVVTGEFRLGDVRHVFADARRAADGLGFAAREDFGSGVAELGRELATA, encoded by the coding sequence ATGCTGCTGATCACCGGAGGCGCGGGCTTCGTCGGGTCGCACGTCGTCGAGGAGCTCGCGGCCGCGGGCCACGCGGCGCGGGTGCTCGACCTCGCGCCGCCGCGCGCCGACCTGCCCGACGGCGTCGAGCACGTCGTCGGCGACGTCCGCGACGCGGCCGCGGTTCGGGCCGCGCTGCGCGGGGTGACCGGGGTCAGCCACCAGGCCGCGCGCGTCGGGCTCGGCGTCGACCTCGGCGACCTCGAGGACTACGTGTCGCACAACGACGTCGGCACCGCGGTCCTGCTGCGCGAGCTGGCCGCTGCGCGCTCGTGCGAGCGGGTCGTCCTGGCGAGCAGCATGGTGGTCTACGGCGAGGGCCGCTACCGCTGCGCGGAGCACGGCGTCGTCGCGCCCGCGCCGCGGCCCGAGCGCGCGCTGCGCGCGGGGCGGTTCGACCCGGCCTGCCCGGTCTGCGACGCTGCGCTGGTGCCCGAGGCCGTCCCGGAGACCGCGCCCGTCGACCCACGCAACGTCTACGCGGCGACCAAGCTCCACCAGGAGCACCTCGCCGCGGCGTTCGCGCGCGAGACCGGCGTGCCCGTGACCGCGCTGCGCTACCACAACGTCTACGGCCCGCGGCTGCCGCGCGACACGCCCTACGCGGGCGTCGCCGCGCTGTTCGCGAGCGCGCTGCACGCCGGCGCCGCGCCGCGCGTGTTCGAGGACGGCGGGCAGCGGCGCGACTTCGTCCACGTCCGCGACGTCGCGCGCGCCAACGTCCTGGCGCTCACCGCGCCGGAGCCGGCGAGCGGGGCCTACAACATCTGCTCGGGCACGCCGCGGACCGTGCTCGACCTCGCGCAGGCGCTGCACGCGGCGATCGCGCCGCCGGGCGACGCGGAGCTGGCGCCCGTCGTCACCGGGGAGTTCCGGCTCGGCGACGTCCGCCACGTCTTCGCCGACGCGCGCCGCGCCGCCGACGGGCTCGGGTTCGCCGCGCGCGAGGACTTCGGCTCCGGCGTCGCCGAGCTGGGCCGCGAGTTGGCGACCGCGTGA
- a CDS encoding response regulator transcription factor produces MNVAPGRVRGRVLVVDDEPTIAEVVCRYLERAGYDAASAGDGDAALAATDAAPFDLMVLDVMLPGIDGFEVLRRVRESPGPAPAVILLTARGEEADRIAGLTQGADDYVVKPFSPAELVARVDAVLRRAGPVEAPGPPMSFGPLTVDVAAHRVTLAGEEVALTQREFDLLAFLARHPGRAFSREELMEQVWRYSFYTDTATVTVHIRRLRTKLAAVPEAADLIETVWGVGYRLAAP; encoded by the coding sequence GTGAACGTCGCGCCCGGACGCGTGCGGGGCCGCGTGCTCGTCGTGGACGACGAGCCGACGATCGCCGAGGTCGTCTGCCGCTACCTGGAGCGCGCGGGCTACGACGCCGCGAGCGCCGGCGACGGCGACGCCGCGCTGGCCGCGACCGACGCGGCGCCGTTCGACCTGATGGTGTTGGACGTGATGCTGCCGGGCATCGACGGCTTCGAGGTCCTGCGCCGCGTGCGCGAGTCGCCGGGTCCGGCCCCGGCGGTGATCCTGCTGACCGCGCGCGGGGAGGAGGCCGACCGGATCGCGGGGCTGACCCAGGGCGCCGACGACTACGTCGTCAAGCCGTTCTCACCCGCCGAGCTGGTCGCGCGCGTCGATGCGGTCCTGCGCCGCGCCGGGCCGGTCGAGGCGCCGGGGCCGCCGATGAGCTTCGGCCCGCTGACCGTGGACGTCGCCGCCCATCGCGTCACGCTCGCCGGCGAGGAGGTCGCGCTGACCCAGCGCGAGTTCGACCTGCTCGCGTTCCTCGCCCGCCATCCGGGCCGCGCGTTCTCGCGCGAGGAGCTGATGGAGCAGGTCTGGCGCTACTCGTTCTACACCGACACGGCGACCGTGACCGTGCACATCCGCCGGCTGCGCACGAAGCTCGCCGCGGTCCCGGAGGCCGCGGACCTGATCGAGACCGTCTGGGGCGTCGGCTACCGCCTCGCCGCGCCGTGA
- a CDS encoding sensor histidine kinase, whose product MIRALALAVLAALGLTVLSGAVYGGHAAWLTAVTLAPIGAAAVLVAHVVTTQRARLGGLRAQAVAVGALIAVATGAAVALFVGVMFVSPHDAFFLAVLTAYAALVGVLCASALGSGALADLDAVRGTLHAVAAGRRDVRTGVAGGGEIAELAAEVDAMVARLDGEEQARRALVAAVSHDLRTPITALRLLADAVEDGIVDAETSREYAARMGLHVQALGALIDDLFELTRLESGELRWSMEQVALDELVGEAVEAMRPAAEASSVAVRAVLEAGDPLALGDAARLQRVLFNLIQNAIRHTPPDGTVIVRTSRGDGGAVEIEVADSGAGIPAAERERVFEAFHRLDRSRTDDGAGLGLAISRAIVEAHGGRIWIADAERGTSVRVRLAAG is encoded by the coding sequence GTGATCCGCGCGCTCGCGCTCGCGGTGCTCGCCGCGCTGGGGCTGACCGTGCTCAGCGGCGCGGTCTACGGCGGGCACGCGGCGTGGCTGACGGCCGTGACGCTGGCGCCGATCGGCGCCGCGGCGGTCCTCGTCGCGCACGTCGTGACCACGCAGCGGGCGCGGCTCGGCGGCCTGCGCGCGCAGGCGGTCGCGGTCGGCGCGCTGATCGCGGTCGCGACCGGCGCGGCGGTCGCGCTGTTCGTCGGCGTGATGTTCGTCTCGCCCCACGACGCGTTCTTCCTGGCGGTGCTGACCGCCTACGCGGCGCTGGTCGGCGTGCTGTGCGCGAGCGCTCTGGGCTCCGGAGCGCTCGCGGACCTCGACGCGGTCCGCGGCACGCTGCACGCGGTCGCCGCCGGGCGGCGCGACGTCCGGACCGGCGTCGCCGGCGGCGGCGAGATCGCCGAGCTGGCCGCGGAGGTCGACGCGATGGTCGCGCGCCTGGACGGCGAGGAGCAGGCGCGCCGCGCGCTGGTCGCCGCGGTCTCGCACGACCTGCGCACGCCGATCACCGCGCTGCGGCTGCTGGCCGACGCGGTCGAGGACGGGATCGTGGACGCGGAGACGTCGCGCGAGTACGCGGCGCGGATGGGCCTGCACGTCCAGGCGCTCGGCGCGCTGATCGACGACCTCTTCGAGCTGACGCGGCTGGAGTCCGGCGAGCTGCGCTGGTCGATGGAGCAGGTCGCGCTCGACGAGCTCGTCGGCGAGGCGGTCGAGGCGATGCGCCCGGCGGCCGAGGCGTCCAGCGTCGCGGTCCGGGCGGTGCTGGAGGCCGGCGACCCGCTGGCGCTCGGCGACGCGGCGCGCCTGCAGCGCGTGCTGTTCAACCTGATCCAGAACGCGATCCGCCACACGCCGCCGGACGGGACCGTGATCGTGCGGACGTCGCGCGGCGACGGCGGCGCCGTCGAGATCGAGGTCGCCGACAGCGGCGCCGGGATCCCGGCCGCCGAGCGCGAGCGCGTCTTCGAGGCCTTCCACCGCCTCGACCGCTCCCGCACCGACGACGGCGCCGGGCTCGGCCTCGCGATCTCGCGCGCGATCGTCGAGGCCCACGGCGGGCGGATCTGGATCGCCGACGCCGAGCGCGGGACGTCGGTGCGCGTGCGGCTCGCGGCGGGCTGA
- a CDS encoding lipopolysaccharide assembly protein LapA domain-containing protein has product MDQDRRNELTRVGIIVVIVGLLVWFALANAQSVSVDFLVTTHSARLIVVIVISAVLGAIAGQLVARRRRR; this is encoded by the coding sequence ATGGACCAGGACCGCCGCAACGAGCTCACCCGCGTCGGGATCATCGTGGTGATCGTCGGGTTGTTGGTGTGGTTCGCGCTGGCCAACGCGCAGAGCGTCTCGGTCGACTTCCTCGTGACGACGCACTCGGCGAGGCTGATCGTCGTGATCGTGATCAGCGCCGTGCTCGGCGCGATCGCCGGCCAGCTCGTGGCCCGGCGCCGGCGCCGCTGA
- a CDS encoding TetR/AcrR family transcriptional regulator yields MPATDRPAPRERLLAAADALFYRDGICSVGVDRVLREADVARASLYSAFGSKDELVKAYLEQRSGLWRATVAETLPTRWATPRERILGIFELLGEWFARPGYNGCPFINASAEAEPGGPVQQVTDAHRAWVRDLFSGLAAEAGARDPETVSAQLVLLYDGAMVGAQLDRSATPATAARTAAAAILEATTPRPRRRAR; encoded by the coding sequence ATGCCCGCCACCGACCGCCCCGCACCCCGCGAGCGCCTGCTCGCCGCCGCCGACGCGCTCTTCTACCGCGACGGCATCTGCTCGGTCGGCGTCGACCGCGTGCTGCGCGAGGCCGACGTCGCCCGCGCGTCGCTGTACAGCGCGTTCGGCAGCAAGGACGAGCTGGTCAAGGCCTACCTGGAGCAGCGCAGCGGCCTCTGGCGCGCGACCGTCGCCGAGACGCTCCCGACCCGCTGGGCCACCCCGCGCGAGCGCATCCTCGGCATCTTCGAGCTGCTCGGCGAGTGGTTCGCCAGGCCCGGCTACAACGGCTGCCCGTTCATCAACGCCAGCGCCGAGGCCGAGCCCGGCGGCCCGGTCCAGCAGGTCACCGACGCCCACCGCGCCTGGGTCCGCGACCTCTTCTCCGGCCTCGCCGCCGAGGCGGGCGCACGCGATCCCGAGACCGTCAGCGCCCAGCTCGTCCTGCTCTACGACGGCGCGATGGTCGGCGCCCAGCTCGACCGCAGCGCCACCCCCGCGACCGCCGCCCGGACCGCCGCCGCCGCGATCCTCGAGGCCACCACGCCCAGGCCGCGCCGCCGCGCGCGCTGA
- a CDS encoding SDR family NAD(P)-dependent oxidoreductase, translating to MDLQGKTALVTGATSGIGRAVAERLAGEGATVIVSGRDAERGAAVVGAITEAGGSARFVAADLGDLSSVAQLAEAAADADVLVNNAGIFGFAATAEQDVDSFEAMFDVNVRGPYFLTAALAPKMAARGEGAIVNVTTMVAEYGMAGASAYGATKSALVGLTRTWAAEFSGSGVRVNAVSPGPTATEGTASVMGPDGVADMGATVPLARAARAEEIAEAVVFLASPRASYVTGAILATDGGRTAV from the coding sequence ATGGATCTTCAGGGCAAGACCGCGCTCGTCACCGGCGCGACCTCGGGCATCGGGCGCGCCGTCGCCGAGCGGCTGGCGGGCGAGGGCGCGACCGTCATCGTCTCCGGCCGGGACGCGGAGCGCGGGGCGGCGGTGGTCGGCGCGATCACCGAGGCCGGCGGGAGCGCGCGCTTCGTCGCCGCCGACCTCGGCGACCTGTCGTCGGTCGCGCAGCTCGCCGAGGCGGCGGCCGACGCCGACGTGCTCGTCAACAACGCCGGGATCTTCGGCTTCGCGGCGACGGCCGAGCAGGACGTCGACTCGTTCGAGGCGATGTTCGACGTCAACGTGCGCGGCCCGTACTTCCTGACCGCGGCGCTCGCACCGAAGATGGCCGCCCGCGGCGAGGGCGCGATCGTCAACGTCACGACGATGGTCGCCGAGTACGGGATGGCCGGCGCGTCGGCCTACGGCGCGACGAAGTCGGCGCTGGTCGGCCTGACGCGGACGTGGGCGGCGGAGTTCTCGGGCTCGGGCGTGCGCGTCAACGCGGTCTCGCCGGGGCCGACGGCGACCGAGGGCACCGCGAGCGTCATGGGCCCCGACGGCGTCGCCGACATGGGCGCGACCGTGCCGCTGGCCCGCGCCGCGCGCGCCGAGGAGATCGCCGAGGCCGTCGTCTTCCTGGCCTCGCCGCGCGCCAGCTACGTCACCGGCGCGATCCTCGCGACCGACGGCGGGCGGACGGCGGTGTGA
- a CDS encoding anti-sigma factor, with protein sequence MSGARWPLSPAAVALDALEPGQEALAAQLIEQDAAFRAEVARLRGTAATLAGLDAEAWSAEEPPPLRAVDASVARPAQRVAAVPGPRSGRSGRSGRRPRRLIAGGVAAAVVAALVVVAVVAHRGGDDGIPAPPATTLALRPLPGASGRAILKLNGAGTEAELRAAGLRPSGPHDYYEAWLADARGRMVSMGTFSVGPSGRVDVHMPVAVDVTRYALVDVSLEPDDGNLGHSDHSVLRGRL encoded by the coding sequence ATGAGCGGCGCACGCTGGCCGCTGTCGCCCGCCGCGGTCGCGCTCGACGCGCTCGAGCCCGGCCAGGAGGCGCTGGCCGCCCAGCTGATCGAGCAGGACGCCGCGTTCCGCGCGGAGGTCGCGCGCCTGCGCGGGACCGCGGCCACGCTGGCCGGCCTCGACGCCGAGGCGTGGTCGGCCGAGGAGCCGCCGCCGCTGCGCGCGGTGGACGCGAGCGTCGCTCGGCCCGCGCAGCGGGTCGCCGCCGTGCCCGGCCCGCGGTCCGGACGGTCCGGGCGGTCCGGACGGCGGCCACGCCGGCTGATCGCCGGCGGCGTCGCCGCGGCGGTCGTCGCCGCGCTCGTCGTCGTGGCCGTGGTCGCGCACCGCGGCGGCGACGACGGGATCCCCGCGCCGCCGGCGACGACGCTCGCGCTGCGCCCGCTGCCCGGCGCGTCGGGGCGCGCGATCCTGAAGCTCAACGGCGCGGGCACCGAGGCCGAGCTGCGCGCCGCGGGCCTGCGCCCCTCCGGACCCCACGACTACTACGAGGCGTGGCTGGCCGACGCCCGCGGTCGGATGGTCTCGATGGGCACGTTCAGCGTCGGCCCCAGCGGCAGGGTCGACGTCCACATGCCGGTCGCCGTGGACGTCACCCGCTACGCGCTGGTCGACGTCTCGCTGGAGCCCGACGACGGCAACCTGGGCCACTCCGACCACTCGGTCCTGCGCGGCAGGTTGTAG
- a CDS encoding RNA polymerase sigma factor, whose product MPQLAGHRVSQSAPGTRRADSGARSLAHAADRRIGDGLRRGDPQALEAVRDRCGTTVFSYLRHVLRDRAAAEDVFQQVFTEVWRRGASYDAQRGSLATWVLTIARSRAIDELRRRRPEPLDPDTMPETAVPAPQDAVIDRWRVAHLLTRLPTEERELLRLRFYLDLSQTEIAAQLGVPLGTVKSRMVRGLERLRAMLDEEALA is encoded by the coding sequence ATGCCGCAGCTCGCAGGCCACCGCGTGAGCCAGAGCGCACCCGGAACCCGCCGCGCCGACAGCGGCGCGCGGTCGCTGGCGCACGCCGCCGACCGCCGCATCGGCGACGGCCTGCGGCGCGGCGACCCGCAGGCGCTGGAGGCGGTGCGCGACCGCTGCGGCACGACCGTGTTCTCCTACCTGCGCCACGTGCTCCGCGACCGCGCCGCGGCCGAGGACGTCTTCCAGCAGGTCTTCACCGAGGTCTGGCGCCGCGGCGCGAGCTACGACGCGCAGCGCGGCTCGCTGGCTACGTGGGTCCTGACGATCGCCCGCTCGCGCGCGATCGACGAGCTGCGCCGGCGCCGTCCCGAGCCGCTGGACCCGGACACGATGCCGGAGACCGCCGTGCCCGCGCCGCAGGACGCGGTGATCGACCGCTGGCGCGTGGCGCACCTGCTCACCCGCCTGCCCACCGAGGAGCGCGAGCTGCTGCGCCTGCGCTTCTACCTCGACCTGTCGCAGACCGAGATCGCGGCGCAGCTCGGCGTGCCGCTGGGCACGGTCAAGAGCCGGATGGTCCGGGGCCTGGAGCGCCTGCGCGCGATGCTCGACGAGGAGGCCTTGGCATGA
- a CDS encoding fasciclin domain-containing protein, whose protein sequence is MHHRLLASLAVAGVAACPLVATAGSTASPSSPASANTAASRTIVGVAASDPHFSTLVRLVKAAGLTGTLSRGSYTVFAPTNAAFAKVPKSTLNALARDRAKLKAVLLYHVVKGKVPASKVVRLRSARTLNGASVRITVRSGKVYLNGSTRVTKTDVMASNGIIHVINKVLLPPS, encoded by the coding sequence ATGCATCACCGTCTCCTGGCGTCGCTCGCCGTCGCCGGCGTCGCCGCCTGCCCGCTCGTCGCCACCGCCGGCTCGACGGCCTCGCCGTCCTCGCCCGCGTCCGCGAACACCGCCGCATCGAGGACGATCGTCGGCGTCGCCGCGAGCGACCCGCACTTCTCGACGCTGGTCAGGCTCGTCAAGGCCGCCGGCCTGACGGGCACGCTGTCGAGGGGCAGCTACACCGTGTTCGCCCCGACCAACGCGGCGTTCGCCAAGGTCCCGAAGTCCACGCTCAACGCGCTGGCCAGGGACAGGGCCAAGCTCAAGGCCGTGCTCCTCTACCACGTCGTCAAGGGCAAGGTCCCGGCGTCGAAGGTCGTCAGGCTCAGGAGCGCCAGGACGCTCAACGGCGCCTCGGTCAGGATCACCGTCAGGAGCGGCAAGGTGTACTTGAACGGCTCGACCCGCGTGACCAAGACCGACGTGATGGCCTCCAACGGGATCATCCACGTCATCAACAAGGTCCTGCTGCCGCCGTCCTGA
- a CDS encoding PRC-barrel domain-containing protein — protein MPDQLDPTRRPAPSAIVVAESVADWRGHEVVDLDGDKLGRLEDVFYDVESDEPVFVTVKMGGLLGRRLTLVAIAGASVTPDVLRVNYRKAEVRDAPTYDPDQALTVDQEAGAYQHYGLTYAEGPGGGARRLARR, from the coding sequence ATGCCCGACCAGCTCGATCCCACCCGCCGGCCCGCGCCCTCGGCCATCGTGGTGGCCGAGAGCGTCGCCGACTGGCGCGGCCACGAGGTCGTCGACCTCGACGGCGACAAGCTCGGCAGGCTCGAGGACGTCTTCTACGACGTCGAGTCCGACGAGCCGGTGTTCGTCACGGTCAAGATGGGCGGCCTGCTGGGCAGGAGGCTCACGCTCGTGGCGATCGCCGGCGCGTCGGTGACGCCCGACGTGCTGCGCGTCAACTACCGCAAGGCCGAGGTCAGGGACGCGCCGACCTACGACCCCGACCAGGCGCTGACCGTCGACCAGGAGGCCGGCGCCTACCAGCACTACGGCCTGACCTACGCCGAGGGACCGGGCGGCGGCGCGCGCCGCCTGGCGCGCCGCTAG
- a CDS encoding YihY/virulence factor BrkB family protein gives MLKRTIKEFKRDNLTDWAAALTYYGVLAIFPAIIALVSIIGLVGPSATQPVLDNLARLTPGPANDILSGAVKQVANGRGSAGLAFVLGIALALWSASGYVGAFARASNAIYEVPEGRPFWKLRPLQLAVTTLMVLLLAACAIAVVVTGPVARQAGDVIGVGGAAVTAWDIAKWPIIAAVVSVMFSVLYFAAPNVRQPGFKWITVGGVVALVVLLVASGLFAVYVANFASYNKTYGTLGGVVAFLVWLWVANLSVLLGAELNAELERGRELAAGLPAHDELQAELRDDRAVKDDNPRADGLT, from the coding sequence GTGCTCAAGCGCACCATCAAGGAGTTCAAGCGCGACAACTTGACCGACTGGGCCGCCGCGCTGACCTACTACGGCGTGCTCGCGATCTTCCCGGCGATCATCGCGCTGGTGTCGATCATCGGTCTCGTCGGCCCGTCGGCGACCCAGCCGGTCCTCGACAACCTGGCGAGGCTCACGCCCGGCCCCGCCAACGACATCCTGTCGGGCGCCGTCAAGCAGGTCGCCAACGGCCGCGGCAGCGCGGGCCTGGCGTTCGTGCTCGGCATCGCGCTGGCGCTGTGGAGCGCGTCCGGCTACGTCGGCGCGTTCGCGCGCGCGTCCAACGCGATCTACGAGGTCCCGGAGGGCCGGCCGTTCTGGAAGCTGCGCCCGCTGCAGCTGGCCGTCACGACGTTGATGGTGCTGTTGCTCGCCGCGTGCGCGATCGCGGTCGTCGTGACCGGCCCGGTCGCCAGGCAGGCCGGCGACGTCATCGGCGTCGGCGGCGCCGCGGTCACCGCGTGGGACATCGCCAAGTGGCCGATCATCGCGGCGGTCGTCAGCGTCATGTTCTCGGTCCTGTACTTCGCCGCGCCCAACGTCAGGCAGCCCGGCTTCAAGTGGATCACGGTCGGCGGGGTCGTCGCGCTCGTCGTCCTGCTGGTCGCCTCGGGCCTCTTCGCCGTCTACGTCGCGAACTTCGCGTCCTACAACAAGACCTACGGGACGCTCGGCGGCGTGGTGGCGTTCCTGGTGTGGTTGTGGGTCGCCAACCTGTCCGTGTTGCTCGGCGCCGAGCTCAACGCCGAGCTGGAGCGCGGCCGCGAGCTGGCGGCCGGCCTGCCCGCCCACGACGAGCTGCAGGCCGAGCTGCGCGACGACCGCGCGGTCAAGGACGACAACCCGCGCGCGGACGGGCTGACCTAG